A genome region from Candidatus Parcubacteria bacterium includes the following:
- a CDS encoding type II toxin-antitoxin system RelE/ParE family toxin, with amino-acid sequence MKIIALHSEIKEYLRKRKLEKKFEKQKYLFEVNPFHPSLKTELLEPRKMRIWSFRVNQKYRAIFVFREKDTIEIIDVNDHYQ; translated from the coding sequence ATGAAAATAATTGCCCTTCATTCTGAAATTAAAGAATATCTTAGAAAAAGAAAACTAGAGAAAAAATTTGAAAAACAAAAGTACCTCTTTGAGGTTAATCCATTTCATCCAAGTTTAAAAACAGAACTTCTTGAACCAAGAAAAATGAGAATCTGGAGTTTTAGAGTTAATCAGAAATATCGGGCGATTTTTGTTTTTAGAGAAAAAGATACAATTGAAATTATTGATGTGAACGACCATTATCAATAA
- the rpsG gene encoding 30S ribosomal protein S7 → MMRKAVKKREILPDPVYDNVMVAQFINKMMRKGKKTIARKIIYGAFDIIKEKTKKEPLEVFDLAIQNASPLLEVKSKRIGGAVYQVPREVRGERKISLAMHWIILAAKAKKGKAMKEKLSEELIVASKNEGAAIKKKHDTHRMAEANRAFAHFA, encoded by the coding sequence ATTATGCGCAAAGCAGTTAAAAAAAGAGAAATATTGCCTGATCCTGTTTATGATAATGTTATGGTTGCCCAGTTTATCAATAAGATGATGCGTAAAGGCAAAAAAACAATTGCCAGAAAAATTATTTATGGCGCTTTTGATATTATTAAAGAAAAAACAAAAAAAGAGCCTTTGGAAGTTTTTGATTTAGCTATTCAAAATGCTTCTCCTTTATTAGAAGTAAAATCAAAAAGGATTGGCGGAGCAGTTTATCAGGTTCCAAGAGAAGTAAGGGGAGAAAGGAAAATAAGTTTAGCTATGCACTGGATTATTTTAGCCGCTAAGGCAAAAAAAGGAAAAGCAATGAAGGAAAAGCTGTCCGAAGAATTAATTGTGGCTTCTAAAAATGAAGGAGCGGCCATTAAGAAAAAGCACGATACGCACCGTATGGCAGAAGCTAATAGAGCATTTGCCCATTTTGCCTAA
- the rpsL gene encoding 30S ribosomal protein S12 — MPTIHQLVKKKRKTTKKANKRPALSFGFNVLKNRPKKYPSPFKRGVCLKVFTVTPRKPNSALRKVARVRLSNGSEVTAYIPGIGHNLQEHSVIVIRGGRVKDLPGVRYHVVRGLLDTGGVEGRKQGRSKYGTKKEKGKTPSS, encoded by the coding sequence ATGCCAACAATACACCAATTAGTTAAAAAGAAGAGAAAAACTACAAAAAAAGCCAATAAAAGGCCGGCTTTGAGTTTTGGTTTCAATGTTTTAAAAAATAGGCCTAAAAAATATCCTTCTCCTTTTAAAAGAGGTGTTTGTCTTAAGGTTTTTACTGTTACCCCTAGGAAGCCGAATTCTGCTTTAAGAAAAGTAGCTCGTGTTAGATTAAGCAATGGGTCGGAAGTTACTGCTTATATTCCTGGCATCGGCCATAACCTGCAAGAGCATTCAGTGATTGTAATTAGGGGAGGGAGAGTTAAAGATTTGCCAGGAGTAAGATACCATGTTGTAAGGGGTCTTTTAGATACTGGCGGAGTTGAAGGAAGAAAACAAGGAAGAAGCAAATATGGAACTAAAAAAGAAAAAGGCAAAACACCTTCTTCTTAA
- a CDS encoding site-2 protease family protein — translation MDPSTLILIIIIFLFSVVIHEVAHGTMANILGDPTAKYAGRLTLNPLKHLDLFGSIIVPGILILTSMAVGGGIIFGWAKPVPINPYNFRDQKYGSAKTALAGPAANIFLALVFGLLIRFLPFGTGLFSQNLIFVFGFIVWVNLLLAVFNLLPIPPLDGSHILFAFLPQRLEHLKIVLAQYGLFILLFVIFFLLHWIIPMINYLFALIVGVPFF, via the coding sequence ATGGATCCTTCAACTTTAATTTTAATAATTATAATTTTTCTTTTTTCTGTAGTGATTCACGAAGTAGCTCACGGTACTATGGCGAATATATTAGGAGATCCGACTGCTAAATATGCAGGCCGGCTTACCTTAAATCCCTTAAAGCACTTAGATTTATTTGGTTCTATCATTGTGCCAGGTATTTTAATTCTAACCAGCATGGCTGTAGGAGGCGGAATTATTTTTGGCTGGGCAAAGCCGGTTCCTATTAATCCATATAATTTCCGAGACCAAAAATATGGTTCAGCTAAAACAGCTCTTGCCGGTCCGGCAGCTAATATTTTTCTTGCTTTAGTTTTTGGTTTATTAATAAGATTTTTACCTTTTGGCACAGGTTTATTTTCCCAAAATTTGATTTTTGTTTTTGGGTTCATTGTCTGGGTAAATTTACTTTTAGCAGTATTTAATCTTTTGCCCATTCCGCCTTTAGACGGTTCTCATATTCTTTTTGCTTTTTTACCTCAAAGATTAGAACATCTAAAAATTGTTTTAGCTCAATATGGTTTATTTATCTTACTTTTTGTTATTTTCTTTTTATTACATTGGATTATACCAATGATTAATTATCTATTCGCTTTAATCGTCGGCGTTCCATTTTTCTGA
- a CDS encoding DUF86 domain-containing protein, with protein MLNKQFIKVKIEYIQRDLNRLEAMAGLTINEVAKDYVKYAALKNFLMEIIGRAIDINEHIIAEAGDAKLEAPLKYRETFLRLANMGVLPVDFAKEIAESAGFRNAVVHDYNNLDKHIVHKSVDEAIKQYAKYCGYILKFIEK; from the coding sequence ATGTTAAATAAACAATTTATTAAAGTAAAAATTGAGTATATCCAGCGAGATTTAAATAGATTAGAAGCAATGGCTGGTTTAACCATTAATGAAGTTGCTAAAGATTATGTGAAATATGCTGCCTTGAAGAATTTTTTAATGGAGATAATCGGTCGGGCGATTGATATTAACGAACACATTATCGCCGAAGCAGGTGATGCTAAATTAGAAGCTCCATTGAAATACAGGGAAACATTTTTACGATTAGCCAATATGGGCGTTCTGCCGGTAGATTTTGCCAAAGAAATAGCAGAGAGCGCTGGATTTAGAAATGCCGTAGTTCATGACTATAATAATTTAGATAAGCATATTGTTCATAAAAGCGTTGACGAGGCGATTAAACAATACGCGAAATACTGCGGCTATATTTTGAAATTTATTGAGAAATAA
- a CDS encoding nucleotidyltransferase domain-containing protein: MLITKEQKQKIEEIGRKYNLKLILLHGSYATGKIKPGSDLDVAVLGKKPIEFEELLKIHGDLANIFGDNRERELDLKSLHKINALFRFEVMRYSVLLYGNLIDYYSFKAYAFRDFQDSQSLFYLLGKLIKKRQKYLMEAYVK, translated from the coding sequence ATGTTGATAACCAAAGAACAAAAGCAAAAAATTGAAGAAATTGGCAGAAAATATAATTTAAAGCTGATTTTACTTCATGGTTCTTACGCTACTGGTAAAATTAAGCCCGGCAGCGATTTAGACGTTGCGGTTCTTGGTAAAAAACCGATTGAATTTGAGGAATTGTTAAAAATCCATGGTGATTTAGCGAATATTTTTGGCGATAATCGTGAGCGAGAGCTGGATTTGAAATCTTTGCATAAGATCAATGCTTTGTTTCGTTTTGAAGTGATGCGGTATAGTGTTTTGCTTTATGGAAATCTTATTGACTATTATTCTTTCAAGGCGTATGCGTTTCGCGATTTTCAGGACAGCCAGAGTCTTTTCTATCTTTTAGGAAAGCTCATAAAAAAGAGACAGAAGTATTTAATGGAAGCTTATGTTAAATAA
- a CDS encoding ATP-binding protein, with product MTLLERIIKQNPWWEKKEIEEIKNYQKRFLLKELWQYRDDSQIIAVLGMRRTGKTVLLLQTIEKLLKNIPPKKILYFSFDEILGKDPEIIEKVIEIYENEILKDELKNVYIFFDEVNHLKNWQVILKRYYDLKKRIKFFVSCSSSIYLKKTKESLAGRIYEFELKPLDFKEFLYLKGIKIENLNLQQLTLKKELNKYFLSGSLPEIIKENNFLKIKKYINSIVDKVIFYDIPKVYDVGEPEVLKSILSLIAQKPGMLLEYRSLASSLGISYQTVSKYVGYLEKSFLINLIYNFRGSPIARARKLKKAYLGTVNLAAGFMDSEKELLNQIPFLAENLVCSHLNAKWFWKKYTEIDFYHQNTPIEIKYSDTKPEIKNNLLAVKYLRSKKLLVITKNFEGKKVMKGVSTEFIPLWKYLLL from the coding sequence ATGACTTTACTTGAGAGAATTATTAAACAAAATCCCTGGTGGGAGAAAAAAGAGATAGAAGAAATCAAAAATTATCAAAAAAGATTTCTTCTAAAAGAGCTCTGGCAATATCGTGACGATTCTCAGATAATCGCTGTTTTGGGAATGAGAAGAACGGGTAAAACCGTGCTTCTTTTACAAACGATTGAAAAATTACTCAAAAATATCCCTCCTAAAAAAATTCTTTATTTTTCTTTTGATGAAATTTTAGGTAAGGACCCGGAAATTATTGAAAAAGTTATTGAAATCTACGAAAACGAAATCCTTAAAGATGAATTAAAAAATGTCTATATCTTTTTTGACGAGGTCAACCATCTAAAAAACTGGCAGGTTATCTTAAAAAGATACTATGACCTAAAAAAAAGGATTAAGTTTTTTGTTTCCTGTTCATCAAGTATTTATTTAAAAAAAACAAAAGAAAGCTTAGCCGGAAGAATTTATGAATTTGAACTCAAACCATTGGATTTTAAAGAATTTCTTTACCTGAAAGGAATAAAAATTGAAAATCTTAACCTTCAACAACTCACCCTAAAAAAAGAACTTAATAAATATTTTCTTTCTGGTTCTTTGCCAGAGATTATCAAAGAAAATAACTTCCTGAAAATTAAAAAATATATTAATTCAATTGTAGATAAGGTTATTTTCTATGATATTCCTAAGGTCTATGATGTTGGCGAACCAGAAGTCTTAAAGAGTATCCTTTCTTTAATCGCTCAAAAACCAGGAATGCTTTTGGAATATCGGTCTTTGGCTTCGTCTCTGGGCATAAGTTATCAAACGGTCTCAAAATATGTTGGCTATTTAGAAAAATCATTTTTAATTAACCTTATTTATAATTTTCGAGGCAGTCCCATAGCCAGAGCAAGAAAATTAAAGAAGGCATATTTAGGAACTGTAAATTTAGCTGCTGGATTTATGGATTCTGAAAAGGAACTATTAAATCAAATTCCGTTCTTAGCTGAAAATTTGGTCTGTTCTCATCTAAATGCTAAATGGTTTTGGAAAAAATATACAGAAATTGATTTTTATCATCAAAATACACCTATTGAAATAAAATATAGTGATACAAAACCAGAAATTAAAAATAATCTTTTAGCAGTAAAATACTTGAGATCTAAAAAATTATTAGTTATTACTAAAAACTTTGAAGGGAAAAAAGTAATGAAAGGAGTAAGTACTGAATTTATTCCTCTATGGAAATATCTGCTTTTATAA
- a CDS encoding nucleoside monophosphate kinase encodes MNFPIFKTKTKGANKKFDLTDPKQRSEYFELKAGDEIKKIRKYLDNHTFIIYFLGKKNSGKGTYAKMFAEIVAPEKIFHFSIGDMIREIDKELRDDKRKKKLISFLEKNYRGWQSLDEIISVLESRSTKRLLPTELILALVKREIARQKGKAIFIDGFPRELDQISFSLFFRDLVDYREDPDIFVLIDVPEKVIDERIKWRRVCPVCQTSRNLKLLPTSKVGYNKDKKEFFLICDNPKCKKAKMLQKEGDESGIGPIKERLNLDETLIKKAFSLYGIPKILLRNSIPANKAKEFTDDYEITPEYCYQWDEKEKKVKIIEKPWIVRDEKNLFSYSLMPPPVVLSFISQMVDVLKLR; translated from the coding sequence GTGAACTTTCCAATTTTTAAAACAAAAACAAAAGGAGCAAATAAAAAATTTGATTTAACCGATCCAAAACAAAGGAGCGAGTATTTTGAATTAAAGGCTGGCGATGAAATAAAAAAAATAAGAAAGTATTTGGATAATCACACTTTTATTATTTATTTTTTAGGCAAAAAAAATTCAGGTAAAGGGACTTATGCCAAAATGTTCGCAGAAATTGTCGCGCCAGAAAAAATTTTTCATTTTTCCATTGGTGATATGATAAGAGAAATTGATAAAGAATTAAGAGATGATAAGAGAAAAAAGAAATTGATTAGCTTTTTAGAAAAAAATTATAGAGGATGGCAGTCTCTCGATGAAATAATTTCTGTATTGGAGTCAAGAAGCACTAAAAGGCTGCTGCCGACAGAACTGATTTTAGCTTTAGTCAAAAGAGAAATAGCCCGGCAAAAAGGAAAAGCTATTTTTATTGACGGCTTTCCCAGAGAATTAGACCAAATAAGTTTTTCTTTGTTTTTTCGGGATTTAGTTGATTATAGGGAAGACCCGGATATTTTTGTTTTAATTGATGTGCCTGAAAAAGTCATTGATGAAAGAATAAAATGGAGAAGAGTTTGTCCTGTTTGTCAAACATCAAGAAATTTAAAGCTACTGCCTACTTCAAAAGTCGGCTACAACAAGGACAAAAAAGAGTTTTTCCTAATTTGCGATAATCCAAAATGCAAGAAAGCTAAAATGCTTCAAAAAGAGGGAGACGAATCAGGCATAGGACCGATAAAAGAACGTTTAAACTTAGATGAGACATTAATTAAAAAGGCATTTTCCTTGTATGGCATTCCTAAAATTTTATTGAGAAATTCTATTCCAGCAAACAAAGCCAAAGAATTTACTGATGACTATGAAATCACTCCGGAATATTGCTATCAATGGGACGAGAAAGAGAAAAAAGTAAAAATAATTGAAAAACCCTGGATTGTCCGCGATGAAAAAAACCTTTTTTCTTACAGCTTGATGCCTCCGCCAGTAGTGCTGTCTTTTATTTCTCAAATGGTTGATGTTCTAAAACTTCGCTGA
- a CDS encoding MBL fold metallo-hydrolase produces MKNNQKIVFGILGILVMANVLAFSVVFELNQPQMLEVSFFDVGQGDSIFIETPEGHQILIDGGPSSAVLEKLAKEMPFYDRTIDLIILTHPEHDHIAGLIKVLKRYNIDYILWTGIIRDTGEYKEWQKLIQEQGADIKIAQAGQKIKAGEAYLDIIYPFDNLEGREAKNVNNTSIISRLVFRENSFIFTGDAFKSVERELKERGAVLDSDVLKVGHHGSKTSSSQEFIQAVSPEIAVIQCGKDNRYGHPNFETLETLGMLGIEILRTDRDGDIKIVSDGKKIILTSFKSIFC; encoded by the coding sequence ATGAAAAATAATCAAAAGATTGTTTTTGGGATTTTGGGAATATTAGTTATGGCTAATGTTTTAGCTTTTTCGGTTGTATTTGAGCTGAACCAGCCGCAAATGCTGGAAGTAAGTTTCTTTGACGTAGGCCAAGGCGATAGTATTTTTATTGAAACGCCAGAAGGGCATCAGATTTTAATTGACGGAGGCCCATCCTCAGCTGTTCTTGAAAAATTAGCTAAGGAGATGCCTTTTTATGACAGGACGATTGATTTAATTATTTTAACTCATCCAGAACATGACCATATTGCCGGCTTGATTAAAGTTTTGAAAAGATATAATATAGATTATATCTTATGGACAGGAATTATTAGGGATACAGGAGAGTACAAAGAATGGCAAAAATTAATTCAGGAGCAAGGAGCAGATATTAAAATAGCGCAGGCCGGTCAAAAAATTAAAGCTGGAGAAGCATATTTAGATATAATTTATCCTTTTGATAATTTAGAAGGCAGGGAAGCGAAAAATGTAAATAATACTTCTATAATTTCTCGTTTAGTTTTCAGAGAAAATTCTTTTATTTTTACCGGCGATGCTTTTAAATCTGTGGAAAGAGAATTAAAGGAAAGAGGCGCTGTTTTAGATTCAGATGTTTTAAAAGTCGGGCATCATGGAAGCAAGACATCGTCGTCTCAAGAGTTTATACAAGCAGTCAGTCCGGAAATAGCTGTGATTCAGTGCGGTAAAGATAATAGATACGGCCATCCTAATTTTGAAACATTGGAAACTCTTGGAATGCTTGGCATAGAGATATTGAGAACGGATAGAGATGGCGATATTAAAATTGTTTCTGATGGCAAAAAAATCATTTTAACATCTTTTAAATCCATCTTTTGTTAA
- a CDS encoding ATP-binding protein: MKKDKKLKEFKLVVSGGKGGVGKSMLTSALAMLFAEEGQSLIAAVDCDVDAPNLAIWLNEDRNWQKIKKISTSSKAVIDYKKCTGCGLCAEKCRFNAIKMEKGKPVINPFLCEGCAACQVICPQKAVKLKPVKNGEIKIKRTKYGFFLVSGQLFPGETGSGKIVTEIKKEASAFAKASADKQADNYIMLIDSAPGTGCPVIASLQGADFVVLITEPTPSGFSDLNRVLEVVNHFNIPYNIVINKWDINSSLSKRIEKWAGPKFLGKISYDKNIFKAISSLTPILETNLKAKQEIKKIYEKLAKKID; this comes from the coding sequence ATGAAAAAAGATAAAAAATTAAAAGAATTTAAGTTAGTGGTTTCAGGAGGAAAAGGAGGAGTGGGTAAATCTATGCTTACTTCTGCTTTAGCTATGCTTTTCGCGGAAGAAGGACAGTCCCTTATAGCGGCAGTTGATTGTGATGTTGATGCTCCTAATTTAGCAATATGGCTTAATGAAGACAGGAATTGGCAGAAAATTAAGAAGATTTCTACATCATCTAAGGCAGTAATTGATTATAAAAAGTGTACTGGTTGCGGTTTGTGCGCTGAAAAGTGTCGGTTTAATGCTATAAAAATGGAAAAAGGCAAGCCAGTCATAAATCCTTTTTTATGTGAGGGATGCGCTGCTTGCCAAGTTATCTGTCCTCAAAAAGCAGTAAAGCTGAAACCAGTGAAAAATGGTGAAATAAAAATTAAAAGAACAAAGTATGGCTTTTTCTTGGTTTCTGGCCAGCTTTTTCCCGGAGAAACTGGTTCTGGCAAGATAGTAACCGAGATTAAAAAAGAAGCATCCGCCTTCGCTAAAGCTTCGGCGGACAAGCAAGCGGATAATTATATTATGCTCATAGATTCAGCTCCGGGTACTGGCTGTCCGGTAATTGCTTCTCTCCAAGGTGCTGATTTTGTTGTATTGATTACTGAACCAACTCCTTCCGGGTTTTCTGACCTAAATCGGGTCTTAGAGGTGGTAAATCATTTTAATATCCCTTATAATATAGTAATAAACAAATGGGATATTAATTCTAGCTTGAGCAAGAGAATTGAAAAATGGGCTGGTCCAAAATTTTTGGGTAAAATTTCTTACGATAAAAATATATTTAAAGCTATTTCCAGCTTAACCCCGATTTTGGAAACAAATTTAAAAGCAAAACAAGAGATTAAGAAGATTTATGAGAAACTGGCTAAAAAGATAGATTAA
- a CDS encoding ATP-binding protein — protein MTKTLAVTGGKGGTGKSTVAVLLANEFIKKDKTVLLCDCDVECPNDYLLIGEKLKKPVKKIFAEFPKLSKEKCRKCGFCAKTCQSNAIFLPPGKYPVFIKDLCSACGACWAVCPYSAITPKKEEIGKIYLNKVKTSLYLITGMAKPGIEETGPVVTQLKEFVLDFAKTIKADYILFDTAAGIHCPVISALLGCDFAYAVTEPTPMGAYDLNLILNLCKKLKVPAKIIINQADLGDKKEIKKIAKKHETKIVKEIPYSKEIVNAYSKGKMLKVSI, from the coding sequence ATGACTAAAACTTTAGCAGTGACAGGGGGAAAAGGAGGAACTGGAAAATCTACAGTAGCTGTTTTATTGGCTAATGAATTTATAAAGAAGGACAAAACAGTCCTTCTTTGCGATTGTGATGTGGAGTGCCCAAATGACTATTTGCTAATTGGTGAGAAATTAAAAAAACCAGTTAAAAAAATATTTGCTGAATTTCCCAAATTAAGCAAGGAAAAGTGCCGGAAATGCGGATTTTGCGCTAAGACCTGCCAAAGTAATGCCATTTTTTTACCTCCGGGAAAGTATCCGGTATTTATTAAAGATTTATGTTCTGCCTGCGGCGCTTGCTGGGCTGTTTGTCCTTATAGCGCAATTACACCTAAAAAAGAAGAAATAGGAAAAATATACTTAAATAAAGTCAAAACTAGCCTTTACTTAATAACTGGAATGGCTAAGCCAGGGATAGAAGAAACAGGGCCGGTTGTTACCCAGCTTAAAGAATTTGTTTTGGATTTTGCCAAGACAATAAAAGCAGATTATATTTTATTTGATACCGCAGCTGGTATCCATTGTCCGGTCATCAGCGCTTTATTAGGCTGTGATTTTGCTTATGCTGTTACAGAGCCAACTCCAATGGGCGCTTATGATTTAAATTTAATTTTAAACTTGTGTAAAAAACTTAAGGTGCCAGCTAAAATAATTATAAATCAAGCAGATTTAGGGGATAAAAAGGAAATTAAAAAAATTGCCAAAAAACACGAAACCAAAATAGTAAAAGAGATTCCTTATTCAAAAGAAATAGTTAATGCCTATTCCAAAGGAAAAATGCTTAAAGTTAGTATTTAG
- a CDS encoding NifB/NifX family molybdenum-iron cluster-binding protein: MAKILITSNGSDLNSQVSPIFGRCQYFLIVDEKGKMEKAVPNAGIQAIRGAGIAAAQTVVSEGAAVVITGSVGPNAFSVLQQSGIKLYNGVGMTGMEALDKFEKNQLTEIATSAGRFGGRGFGQGSGRGMGRGIGGGAGGGRQV; the protein is encoded by the coding sequence ATGGCAAAAATTCTCATAACTTCAAATGGTTCTGATTTAAATTCTCAAGTTTCTCCTATTTTTGGAAGATGCCAGTATTTTTTAATTGTTGATGAAAAGGGAAAAATGGAAAAAGCTGTTCCTAATGCCGGTATTCAGGCGATAAGAGGCGCTGGCATTGCTGCTGCTCAAACAGTAGTAAGTGAAGGCGCAGCAGTTGTTATCACGGGTAGTGTCGGCCCTAATGCTTTTTCAGTTTTACAACAATCAGGGATTAAACTCTATAATGGAGTAGGGATGACTGGCATGGAAGCTTTAGATAAATTTGAGAAAAATCAATTAACAGAAATTGCTACATCAGCTGGCCGTTTCGGCGGCAGAGGGTTTGGTCAAGGTTCTGGTAGAGGAATGGGCCGCGGCATAGGCGGCGGCGCAGGAGGAGGAAGACAGGTTTAA
- a CDS encoding bifunctional (p)ppGpp synthetase/guanosine-3',5'-bis(diphosphate) 3'-pyrophosphohydrolase: MSSKKQRLFQELIKDSTDPRLIQKAYQFAENAHRNQKRASGEEFIIHPLRTAICLKKAGLCPTTIVAGLLHDVVDDTDITNNEIKKEFGKEIAILVQGVSKLGKIKYHGIERQAENFRKLFLAMAEDIRVIFIKLCDRLHNLKSLNYLRPDKAKRIALETIDIYAPLAYRLGIGEIKGKLEDFAFPYAYPDEYKKLVSRVKDRYKKRESYLNKLVPIIEKELKKEKIKPIQINSRAKHYYSLYQKLKRYDDNLDKIYDLVALRIIVKDVEQCYKTLGIIHKIWNPLPDRIKDYISKPKPNQYRSLHTTVSCIDNKIIEVQIRTPEMHKEAELGIATHWYYSEQKGLKTYIKRLVSKPPERKLYWLKQLREWQKETKKFSPDRYLESLKIDFFGNRIFVFTPKNDIIDLPEGATPVDFAYAVHTEIGHHCQEAKVNGKIVRLNQELKTGDRVKIIINKNKVPSRNWLDFVKTNLARIRIKRFFTPIIEKKRKISLPKILSFMPMPTKKERKSKKAIKKEEKTVVSLEGQTLEKQRGILINMAKCCSPKPGDKIIAYVTKNQGATIHKIDCVNVRKEKEKWPQRIIKTTWKRI; encoded by the coding sequence ATGTCAAGCAAAAAACAAAGATTATTTCAAGAGCTTATAAAAGACAGCACTGACCCAAGATTGATTCAAAAGGCCTATCAATTTGCTGAGAATGCCCATAGAAACCAAAAAAGGGCATCCGGAGAGGAATTTATTATACATCCTTTGCGTACTGCTATTTGTTTAAAAAAAGCAGGGCTATGTCCAACTACAATAGTTGCCGGCTTGCTTCATGATGTAGTAGACGACACTGATATAACTAATAATGAAATCAAAAAAGAATTTGGCAAAGAAATTGCCATTTTAGTGCAGGGAGTAAGCAAGTTAGGAAAAATTAAGTATCACGGCATTGAAAGGCAAGCGGAAAATTTCAGAAAGCTGTTTTTAGCTATGGCAGAAGATATACGGGTGATTTTCATTAAATTATGCGATCGCCTCCATAATCTAAAAAGTTTAAACTATCTAAGGCCTGATAAAGCTAAAAGAATTGCATTAGAAACCATTGATATTTATGCTCCTCTCGCCTACCGCTTGGGTATCGGGGAAATCAAAGGCAAATTAGAGGATTTTGCTTTTCCATATGCTTACCCTGACGAATACAAAAAACTTGTATCAAGGGTTAAAGATAGATATAAAAAACGAGAAAGTTATCTAAACAAACTTGTCCCAATTATTGAAAAAGAATTAAAAAAAGAAAAAATTAAACCTATCCAAATTAACTCTCGAGCAAAGCATTATTATTCTCTTTATCAAAAACTTAAAAGATATGATGATAATTTAGATAAAATTTATGATTTAGTCGCCCTGCGAATAATTGTTAAGGATGTAGAGCAATGTTATAAAACACTGGGTATTATCCATAAAATATGGAACCCATTGCCAGACAGAATTAAAGATTACATTTCCAAGCCAAAACCAAACCAATACCGTTCCCTGCATACTACCGTTTCCTGTATAGATAATAAAATCATTGAAGTTCAAATCAGAACTCCTGAAATGCATAAAGAAGCAGAACTCGGTATTGCTACTCACTGGTATTATTCAGAACAAAAAGGGCTAAAAACCTATATTAAAAGACTGGTTTCCAAACCGCCGGAACGAAAACTATACTGGTTGAAACAATTAAGGGAATGGCAAAAAGAAACAAAGAAATTTTCTCCAGACAGATATTTAGAATCCTTGAAAATTGATTTTTTTGGCAATAGAATTTTTGTTTTTACGCCAAAAAACGATATTATTGATTTGCCAGAAGGAGCCACGCCAGTAGATTTCGCATATGCTGTGCATACTGAAATAGGACATCACTGCCAGGAAGCAAAAGTAAATGGAAAAATAGTACGTTTAAATCAAGAATTGAAAACAGGAGACAGGGTTAAAATTATAATAAACAAAAATAAAGTGCCGTCGCGGAACTGGCTTGATTTTGTTAAAACAAATTTAGCCAGAATTAGAATCAAACGATTCTTTACTCCAATAATAGAAAAAAAGAGAAAAATTTCTTTGCCTAAAATTCTTTCTTTTATGCCAATGCCTACCAAAAAAGAAAGAAAAAGTAAAAAAGCAATAAAAAAAGAAGAAAAAACTGTTGTTTCTTTAGAGGGACAAACTTTAGAGAAGCAAAGAGGAATATTAATAAATATGGCAAAATGCTGTTCTCCTAAGCCAGGAGACAAAATCATTGCTTATGTTACAAAAAATCAAGGAGCCACTATACACAAAATTGACTGTGTTAATGTTAGAAAAGAAAAAGAAAAATGGCCTCAAAGAATTATTAAAACCACCTGGAAAAGAATTTAA